In Anas acuta unplaced genomic scaffold, bAnaAcu1.1 SCAFFOLD_252, whole genome shotgun sequence, one genomic interval encodes:
- the LOC137849185 gene encoding dentin sialophosphoprotein-like isoform X5, whose amino-acid sequence MTSRGGAGSGGGEGESRARGQPPEAAMARRRKRRRRESGDGAGDGGDRRDRRDTSDRRDTSDRGNTGDTSDRSGTSDRRDNSDRSDTSDRRDTSDGGNRGGTSDRSDTNDRRDTSDGGNRSGTSDRSNTSDTRDTSNGGNRGGTSDRRDTSDRSDTSDRRDTSDGGNRGGTSDRSNISNRSDTSDRGNRGGTSDRSDTSDRKDTSDGGSRGGTSDRGGTSDSRDTTDRRDTSDGGNRGTTSDRRNTSDRSDTSDRMDTSDRRDTSDGGNRGGTSDRSDTSDRSDTNDRRDTSDRMDTSDRRDTSDRRDTSDRGKRGSTSDGGGTGDRSDTSDRDHTSNSGGITDSGDSSSDSGDLGTFPFSRLPPDCQLHVLSFLSPAEKCAAALVCGAWSRLVRSPRLWRVADFTGAPAALAEHQDDDNDTGVTAFARWQGWVRCYAFHLAARRAAPRLLRANFDLGDRRAGWAEFLRDFLESVRCGELRELELDWTLSPHQPPGPRPPGGAKLEQLSRFQALLELLSLKAPGLARAKLPFDWSRRSVAALGRFQHLHTLELRYFWGFRGVRPEALRELAAALPRLKTLVLHLLVPVQDLGTSYALESRSLEVLDVWRCRGLVFGRLELPALRALRVRKRTRGLILQRRARLALQSRWRCLYALLRAGAPGLRLLNNRALLPHWRERPYDELEAILRRACYCPRHADTWLL is encoded by the exons ATGACGTCACGGGGCGGTGCCGGAAGTGGCGGCGGGGAGGGTGAAAGCCG ggcacgGGGACAGCCCCCAGAGGCCGCCATGGCCCGAAGGAGGAAACGGCGGCGGCGAGAGAGCGGGGACGGAGCGGGGGACGGCGGTGACAGAAGGGACAGAAGGGACACCAGTGATAGAAGGGACACCAGTGACAGAGGTAATACAGGTGACACCAGTGACAGAAGTGGCACCAGTGACAGAAGGGACAACAGTGATAGAAGTGACACCAGTGACAGAAGGGACACCAGTGATGGAGGTAATAGAGGTGGCACCAGTGATAGAAGTGACACCAATGACAGAAGGGACACCAGTGACGGAGGTAATAGAAGTGGCACCAGTGACAGAAGCAACACCAGTGACACAAGGGACACCAGTAACGGAGGTAACAGAGGTGGCACCAGTGACAGAAGGGACACCAGTGACAGAAGCGACACCAGTGATAGAAGGGACACCAGTGACGGAGGTAATAGAGGTGGCACCAGTGACAGAAGCAATATCAGTAACAGAAGTGACACCAGTGACAGAGGTAATAGAGGTGGCACCAGTGACAGAAGCGACACCAGTGACAGAAAGGACACCAGTGATGGAGGTAGTAGAGGTGGCACCAGTGACAGAGGTGGCACCAGTGACAGTAGGGACACCACTGACAGAAGGGACACCAGTGACGGAGGTAATAGAGGTACCACCAGTGACAGAAGGAACACCAGTGATAGAAGTGACACCAGTGATAGAATGGACACCAGTGACAGAAGGGACACCAGTGACGGAG GTAATAGAGGTGGCACCAGTGACAGAAGCGACACCAGTGATAGAAGTGACACCAATGACAGAAGGGACACCAGTGATAGAATGGACACCAGTGACAGAAGGGACACCAGTGACAGAAGGGACACCAGTGACAGAGGTAAGAGAGGTAGCACCAGTGACGGAGGTGGCACCGGTGACAGAAGCGACACCAGTGACCGAGACCACACCAGCAACAGCGGTGGCATCACCGACAGCGGtgacagcagcagtgacagcGGTGACCTCGGCACCTTCCCCTTCAGCCGCCTGCCACCCGACTGCCAGCTCCACGTCCTCTCCTTCCTGTCCCCGGCGGAGAAGTGCGCGGCCGCGCTGGTGTGCGGCGCCTGGAGCCGCTTGGTGCGCTCGCCTCGCCTCTGGCGCGTGGCCGACTTCACCGGCGCCCCGGCAGCGCTGGCCGAGCACCAGGACGATGACAATGACACCGGTGTCACCGCCTTCGCGcgctggcagggctgggtgcgGTGCTACGCCTTCCACCTCGCCGCCCGCCGCGCTGCCCCGCGCCTCCTCCGCGCCAATTTTGATTTGGGCGACCGCCGAGCCGGTTGGGCCGAATTCCTGCGGGACTTTTTGGAGAGCGTGCGCTGCGGCGAGCTGCGGGAGCTGGAGCTCGACTGGACCCTCAGCCCCCACCAACCCCCCGGCCCGCGCCCGCCCGGCGGTGCCAAATTGGAGCAGTTGAGCCGTTTCCAAGCgttgctggagctgctgagccTCAAGGCGCCGGGCTTGGCCCGCGCCAAGCTGCCCTTCGACTGGTCGCGGCGTTCGGTGGCCGCCCTTGGACGCTTCCAGCACTTGCACACCTTGGAGCTCCGGTATTTTTGGGGTTTCCGCGGCGTGCGCCCCGAGGCGCTCCGCGAGCTGGCGGCCGCCCTCCCCCGCCTCAAGACGCTGGTGCTGCACCTCCTGGTGCCGGTGCAGGATTTGGGCACCTCGTACGCCTTGGAGTCGCGCTCCTTGGAGGTGTTGGACGTTTGGCGGTGCCGGGGGTTGGTTTTCGGCCGCCTGGAGCTGCCGGCGCTTCGGGCACTTCGGGTGAGGAAGAGGACGAGGGGGTTGATCCTACAGCGGCGAGCCCGGTTGGCGTTGCAGAGCCGCTGGCGGTGCCTCTACGCCTTGCTCCGCGCCGGCGCCCCCGGCCTGCGGCTACTCAACAACCGCGCGTTGTTGCCACACTGGCGCGAGCGGCCCTACGACGAGCTGGAGGCCATCCTGCGGCGCGCCTGCTACTGCCCCCGCCACGCCGACACTTGGTTGCTCTAG
- the LOC137849185 gene encoding uncharacterized protein isoform X6, which produces MTSRGGAGSGGGEGESRARGQPPEAAMARRRKRRRRESGDGAGDGGDRRDRRDTSDRRDTSDRGNTGDTSDRSGTSDRRDTSDRSDTSDRRDTSDGGNRGGTSDRSNISNRSDTSDRGNRGGTSDRSDTSDRKDTSDGGSRGGTSDRGGTSDSRDTTDRRDTSDGGNRGTTSDRRNTSDRSDTSDRMDTSDRRDTSDGGNRGTTSDRSDTSDRRDTRDGGNRGSTSDRGDTSNRGDSSVTSNRGNRGGTSDRSDTSDRSDTNDRRDTSDRMDTSDRRDTSDRRDTSDRGKRGSTSDGGGTGDRSDTSDRDHTSNSGGITDSGDSSSDSGDLGTFPFSRLPPDCQLHVLSFLSPAEKCAAALVCGAWSRLVRSPRLWRVADFTGAPAALAEHQDDDNDTGVTAFARWQGWVRCYAFHLAARRAAPRLLRANFDLGDRRAGWAEFLRDFLESVRCGELRELELDWTLSPHQPPGPRPPGGAKLEQLSRFQALLELLSLKAPGLARAKLPFDWSRRSVAALGRFQHLHTLELRYFWGFRGVRPEALRELAAALPRLKTLVLHLLVPVQDLGTSYALESRSLEVLDVWRCRGLVFGRLELPALRALRVRKRTRGLILQRRARLALQSRWRCLYALLRAGAPGLRLLNNRALLPHWRERPYDELEAILRRACYCPRHADTWLL; this is translated from the exons ATGACGTCACGGGGCGGTGCCGGAAGTGGCGGCGGGGAGGGTGAAAGCCG ggcacgGGGACAGCCCCCAGAGGCCGCCATGGCCCGAAGGAGGAAACGGCGGCGGCGAGAGAGCGGGGACGGAGCGGGGGACGGCGGTGACAGAAGGGACAGAAGGGACACCAGTGATAGAAGGGACACCAGTGACAGAGGTAATACAGGTGACACCAGTGACAGAA GTGGCACCAGTGACAGAAGGGACACCAGTGACAGAAGCGACACCAGTGATAGAAGGGACACCAGTGACGGAGGTAATAGAGGTGGCACCAGTGACAGAAGCAATATCAGTAACAGAAGTGACACCAGTGACAGAGGTAATAGAGGTGGCACCAGTGACAGAAGCGACACCAGTGACAGAAAGGACACCAGTGATGGAGGTAGTAGAGGTGGCACCAGTGACAGAGGTGGCACCAGTGACAGTAGGGACACCACTGACAGAAGGGACACCAGTGACGGAGGTAATAGAGGTACCACCAGTGACAGAAGGAACACCAGTGATAGAAGTGACACCAGTGATAGAATGGACACCAGTGACAGAAGGGACACCAGTGACGGAGGTAATAGAGGTACCACCAGTGACAGAAGTGACACCAGTGACAGAAGGGACACCAGGGACGGAGGTAATAGAGGTAGCACCAGTGATAGAGGTGACACCAGCAATAGAGGTGACAGCAGTGTCACCAGCAACAGAGGTAATAGAGGTGGCACCAGTGACAGAAGCGACACCAGTGATAGAAGTGACACCAATGACAGAAGGGACACCAGTGATAGAATGGACACCAGTGACAGAAGGGACACCAGTGACAGAAGGGACACCAGTGACAGAGGTAAGAGAGGTAGCACCAGTGACGGAGGTGGCACCGGTGACAGAAGCGACACCAGTGACCGAGACCACACCAGCAACAGCGGTGGCATCACCGACAGCGGtgacagcagcagtgacagcGGTGACCTCGGCACCTTCCCCTTCAGCCGCCTGCCACCCGACTGCCAGCTCCACGTCCTCTCCTTCCTGTCCCCGGCGGAGAAGTGCGCGGCCGCGCTGGTGTGCGGCGCCTGGAGCCGCTTGGTGCGCTCGCCTCGCCTCTGGCGCGTGGCCGACTTCACCGGCGCCCCGGCAGCGCTGGCCGAGCACCAGGACGATGACAATGACACCGGTGTCACCGCCTTCGCGcgctggcagggctgggtgcgGTGCTACGCCTTCCACCTCGCCGCCCGCCGCGCTGCCCCGCGCCTCCTCCGCGCCAATTTTGATTTGGGCGACCGCCGAGCCGGTTGGGCCGAATTCCTGCGGGACTTTTTGGAGAGCGTGCGCTGCGGCGAGCTGCGGGAGCTGGAGCTCGACTGGACCCTCAGCCCCCACCAACCCCCCGGCCCGCGCCCGCCCGGCGGTGCCAAATTGGAGCAGTTGAGCCGTTTCCAAGCgttgctggagctgctgagccTCAAGGCGCCGGGCTTGGCCCGCGCCAAGCTGCCCTTCGACTGGTCGCGGCGTTCGGTGGCCGCCCTTGGACGCTTCCAGCACTTGCACACCTTGGAGCTCCGGTATTTTTGGGGTTTCCGCGGCGTGCGCCCCGAGGCGCTCCGCGAGCTGGCGGCCGCCCTCCCCCGCCTCAAGACGCTGGTGCTGCACCTCCTGGTGCCGGTGCAGGATTTGGGCACCTCGTACGCCTTGGAGTCGCGCTCCTTGGAGGTGTTGGACGTTTGGCGGTGCCGGGGGTTGGTTTTCGGCCGCCTGGAGCTGCCGGCGCTTCGGGCACTTCGGGTGAGGAAGAGGACGAGGGGGTTGATCCTACAGCGGCGAGCCCGGTTGGCGTTGCAGAGCCGCTGGCGGTGCCTCTACGCCTTGCTCCGCGCCGGCGCCCCCGGCCTGCGGCTACTCAACAACCGCGCGTTGTTGCCACACTGGCGCGAGCGGCCCTACGACGAGCTGGAGGCCATCCTGCGGCGCGCCTGCTACTGCCCCCGCCACGCCGACACTTGGTTGCTCTAG
- the LOC137849185 gene encoding dentin sialophosphoprotein-like isoform X4 codes for MTSRGGAGSGGGEGESRARGQPPEAAMARRRKRRRRESGDGAGDGGDRRDRRDTSDRRDTSDRGNTGDTSDRSGTSDRRDNSDRSDTSDRRDTSDGGNRGGTSDRSDTNDRRDTSDGGNRSGTSDRSNTSDTRDTSNGGNRGGTSDRRDTSDRSDTSDRRDTSDGGNRGGTSDRSNISNRSDTSDRGNRGGTSDRSDTSDRKDTSDGGSRGGTSDRGGTSDSRDTTDRRDTSDGGNRGTTSDRRNTSDRSDTSDRMDTSDRRDTSDGGNRGTTSDRSDTSDRRDTRDGGNRGSTSDRGDTSNRGDSSVTSNRGNRGGTSDRSDTSDRSGTGDRSDTSDRDHTSNSGGITDSGDSSSDSGDLGTFPFSRLPPDCQLHVLSFLSPAEKCAAALVCGAWSRLVRSPRLWRVADFTGAPAALAEHQDDDNDTGVTAFARWQGWVRCYAFHLAARRAAPRLLRANFDLGDRRAGWAEFLRDFLESVRCGELRELELDWTLSPHQPPGPRPPGGAKLEQLSRFQALLELLSLKAPGLARAKLPFDWSRRSVAALGRFQHLHTLELRYFWGFRGVRPEALRELAAALPRLKTLVLHLLVPVQDLGTSYALESRSLEVLDVWRCRGLVFGRLELPALRALRVRKRTRGLILQRRARLALQSRWRCLYALLRAGAPGLRLLNNRALLPHWRERPYDELEAILRRACYCPRHADTWLL; via the exons ATGACGTCACGGGGCGGTGCCGGAAGTGGCGGCGGGGAGGGTGAAAGCCG ggcacgGGGACAGCCCCCAGAGGCCGCCATGGCCCGAAGGAGGAAACGGCGGCGGCGAGAGAGCGGGGACGGAGCGGGGGACGGCGGTGACAGAAGGGACAGAAGGGACACCAGTGATAGAAGGGACACCAGTGACAGAGGTAATACAGGTGACACCAGTGACAGAAGTGGCACCAGTGACAGAAGGGACAACAGTGATAGAAGTGACACCAGTGACAGAAGGGACACCAGTGATGGAGGTAATAGAGGTGGCACCAGTGATAGAAGTGACACCAATGACAGAAGGGACACCAGTGACGGAGGTAATAGAAGTGGCACCAGTGACAGAAGCAACACCAGTGACACAAGGGACACCAGTAACGGAGGTAACAGAGGTGGCACCAGTGACAGAAGGGACACCAGTGACAGAAGCGACACCAGTGATAGAAGGGACACCAGTGACGGAGGTAATAGAGGTGGCACCAGTGACAGAAGCAATATCAGTAACAGAAGTGACACCAGTGACAGAGGTAATAGAGGTGGCACCAGTGACAGAAGCGACACCAGTGACAGAAAGGACACCAGTGATGGAGGTAGTAGAGGTGGCACCAGTGACAGAGGTGGCACCAGTGACAGTAGGGACACCACTGACAGAAGGGACACCAGTGACGGAGGTAATAGAGGTACCACCAGTGACAGAAGGAACACCAGTGATAGAAGTGACACCAGTGATAGAATGGACACCAGTGACAGAAGGGACACCAGTGACGGAGGTAATAGAGGTACCACCAGTGACAGAAGTGACACCAGTGACAGAAGGGACACCAGGGACGGAGGTAATAGAGGTAGCACCAGTGATAGAGGTGACACCAGCAATAGAGGTGACAGCAGTGTCACCAGCAACAGAGGTAATAGAGGTGGCACCAGTGACAGAAGCGACACCAGTGATAGAA GTGGCACCGGTGACAGAAGCGACACCAGTGACCGAGACCACACCAGCAACAGCGGTGGCATCACCGACAGCGGtgacagcagcagtgacagcGGTGACCTCGGCACCTTCCCCTTCAGCCGCCTGCCACCCGACTGCCAGCTCCACGTCCTCTCCTTCCTGTCCCCGGCGGAGAAGTGCGCGGCCGCGCTGGTGTGCGGCGCCTGGAGCCGCTTGGTGCGCTCGCCTCGCCTCTGGCGCGTGGCCGACTTCACCGGCGCCCCGGCAGCGCTGGCCGAGCACCAGGACGATGACAATGACACCGGTGTCACCGCCTTCGCGcgctggcagggctgggtgcgGTGCTACGCCTTCCACCTCGCCGCCCGCCGCGCTGCCCCGCGCCTCCTCCGCGCCAATTTTGATTTGGGCGACCGCCGAGCCGGTTGGGCCGAATTCCTGCGGGACTTTTTGGAGAGCGTGCGCTGCGGCGAGCTGCGGGAGCTGGAGCTCGACTGGACCCTCAGCCCCCACCAACCCCCCGGCCCGCGCCCGCCCGGCGGTGCCAAATTGGAGCAGTTGAGCCGTTTCCAAGCgttgctggagctgctgagccTCAAGGCGCCGGGCTTGGCCCGCGCCAAGCTGCCCTTCGACTGGTCGCGGCGTTCGGTGGCCGCCCTTGGACGCTTCCAGCACTTGCACACCTTGGAGCTCCGGTATTTTTGGGGTTTCCGCGGCGTGCGCCCCGAGGCGCTCCGCGAGCTGGCGGCCGCCCTCCCCCGCCTCAAGACGCTGGTGCTGCACCTCCTGGTGCCGGTGCAGGATTTGGGCACCTCGTACGCCTTGGAGTCGCGCTCCTTGGAGGTGTTGGACGTTTGGCGGTGCCGGGGGTTGGTTTTCGGCCGCCTGGAGCTGCCGGCGCTTCGGGCACTTCGGGTGAGGAAGAGGACGAGGGGGTTGATCCTACAGCGGCGAGCCCGGTTGGCGTTGCAGAGCCGCTGGCGGTGCCTCTACGCCTTGCTCCGCGCCGGCGCCCCCGGCCTGCGGCTACTCAACAACCGCGCGTTGTTGCCACACTGGCGCGAGCGGCCCTACGACGAGCTGGAGGCCATCCTGCGGCGCGCCTGCTACTGCCCCCGCCACGCCGACACTTGGTTGCTCTAG
- the LOC137849185 gene encoding dentin sialophosphoprotein-like isoform X3, with amino-acid sequence MTSRGGAGSGGGEGESRARGQPPEAAMARRRKRRRRESGDGAGDGGDRRDRRDTSDRRDTSDRGNTGDTSDRSGTSDRRDNSDRSDTSDRRDTSDGGNRGGTSDRSDTNDRRDTSDGGNRSGTSDRSNTSDTRDTSNGGNRGGTSDRRDTSDRSDTSDRRDTSDGGNRGGTSDRSNISNRSDTSDRGNRGGTSDRSDTSDRKDTSDGGSRGGTSDRGGTSDSRDTTDRRDTSDGGNRGTTSDRRNTSDRSDTSDRMDTSDRRDTSDGGNRGTTSDRSDTSDRRDTRDGGNRGGTSDRSDTSDRSDTNDRRDTSDRMDTSDRRDTSDRRDTSDRGKRGSTSDGGGTGDRSDTSDRDHTSNSGGITDSGDSSSDSGDLGTFPFSRLPPDCQLHVLSFLSPAEKCAAALVCGAWSRLVRSPRLWRVADFTGAPAALAEHQDDDNDTGVTAFARWQGWVRCYAFHLAARRAAPRLLRANFDLGDRRAGWAEFLRDFLESVRCGELRELELDWTLSPHQPPGPRPPGGAKLEQLSRFQALLELLSLKAPGLARAKLPFDWSRRSVAALGRFQHLHTLELRYFWGFRGVRPEALRELAAALPRLKTLVLHLLVPVQDLGTSYALESRSLEVLDVWRCRGLVFGRLELPALRALRVRKRTRGLILQRRARLALQSRWRCLYALLRAGAPGLRLLNNRALLPHWRERPYDELEAILRRACYCPRHADTWLL; translated from the exons ATGACGTCACGGGGCGGTGCCGGAAGTGGCGGCGGGGAGGGTGAAAGCCG ggcacgGGGACAGCCCCCAGAGGCCGCCATGGCCCGAAGGAGGAAACGGCGGCGGCGAGAGAGCGGGGACGGAGCGGGGGACGGCGGTGACAGAAGGGACAGAAGGGACACCAGTGATAGAAGGGACACCAGTGACAGAGGTAATACAGGTGACACCAGTGACAGAAGTGGCACCAGTGACAGAAGGGACAACAGTGATAGAAGTGACACCAGTGACAGAAGGGACACCAGTGATGGAGGTAATAGAGGTGGCACCAGTGATAGAAGTGACACCAATGACAGAAGGGACACCAGTGACGGAGGTAATAGAAGTGGCACCAGTGACAGAAGCAACACCAGTGACACAAGGGACACCAGTAACGGAGGTAACAGAGGTGGCACCAGTGACAGAAGGGACACCAGTGACAGAAGCGACACCAGTGATAGAAGGGACACCAGTGACGGAGGTAATAGAGGTGGCACCAGTGACAGAAGCAATATCAGTAACAGAAGTGACACCAGTGACAGAGGTAATAGAGGTGGCACCAGTGACAGAAGCGACACCAGTGACAGAAAGGACACCAGTGATGGAGGTAGTAGAGGTGGCACCAGTGACAGAGGTGGCACCAGTGACAGTAGGGACACCACTGACAGAAGGGACACCAGTGACGGAGGTAATAGAGGTACCACCAGTGACAGAAGGAACACCAGTGATAGAAGTGACACCAGTGATAGAATGGACACCAGTGACAGAAGGGACACCAGTGACGGAGGTAATAGAGGTACCACCAGTGACAGAAGTGACACCAGTGACAGAAGGGACACCAGGGACGGAG GTAATAGAGGTGGCACCAGTGACAGAAGCGACACCAGTGATAGAAGTGACACCAATGACAGAAGGGACACCAGTGATAGAATGGACACCAGTGACAGAAGGGACACCAGTGACAGAAGGGACACCAGTGACAGAGGTAAGAGAGGTAGCACCAGTGACGGAGGTGGCACCGGTGACAGAAGCGACACCAGTGACCGAGACCACACCAGCAACAGCGGTGGCATCACCGACAGCGGtgacagcagcagtgacagcGGTGACCTCGGCACCTTCCCCTTCAGCCGCCTGCCACCCGACTGCCAGCTCCACGTCCTCTCCTTCCTGTCCCCGGCGGAGAAGTGCGCGGCCGCGCTGGTGTGCGGCGCCTGGAGCCGCTTGGTGCGCTCGCCTCGCCTCTGGCGCGTGGCCGACTTCACCGGCGCCCCGGCAGCGCTGGCCGAGCACCAGGACGATGACAATGACACCGGTGTCACCGCCTTCGCGcgctggcagggctgggtgcgGTGCTACGCCTTCCACCTCGCCGCCCGCCGCGCTGCCCCGCGCCTCCTCCGCGCCAATTTTGATTTGGGCGACCGCCGAGCCGGTTGGGCCGAATTCCTGCGGGACTTTTTGGAGAGCGTGCGCTGCGGCGAGCTGCGGGAGCTGGAGCTCGACTGGACCCTCAGCCCCCACCAACCCCCCGGCCCGCGCCCGCCCGGCGGTGCCAAATTGGAGCAGTTGAGCCGTTTCCAAGCgttgctggagctgctgagccTCAAGGCGCCGGGCTTGGCCCGCGCCAAGCTGCCCTTCGACTGGTCGCGGCGTTCGGTGGCCGCCCTTGGACGCTTCCAGCACTTGCACACCTTGGAGCTCCGGTATTTTTGGGGTTTCCGCGGCGTGCGCCCCGAGGCGCTCCGCGAGCTGGCGGCCGCCCTCCCCCGCCTCAAGACGCTGGTGCTGCACCTCCTGGTGCCGGTGCAGGATTTGGGCACCTCGTACGCCTTGGAGTCGCGCTCCTTGGAGGTGTTGGACGTTTGGCGGTGCCGGGGGTTGGTTTTCGGCCGCCTGGAGCTGCCGGCGCTTCGGGCACTTCGGGTGAGGAAGAGGACGAGGGGGTTGATCCTACAGCGGCGAGCCCGGTTGGCGTTGCAGAGCCGCTGGCGGTGCCTCTACGCCTTGCTCCGCGCCGGCGCCCCCGGCCTGCGGCTACTCAACAACCGCGCGTTGTTGCCACACTGGCGCGAGCGGCCCTACGACGAGCTGGAGGCCATCCTGCGGCGCGCCTGCTACTGCCCCCGCCACGCCGACACTTGGTTGCTCTAG
- the LOC137849185 gene encoding dentin sialophosphoprotein-like isoform X1: MTSRGGAGSGGGEGESRARGQPPEAAMARRRKRRRRESGDGAGDGGDRRDRRDTSDRRDTSDRGNTGDTSDRSGTSDRRDNSDRSDTSDRRDTSDGGNRGGTSDRSDTNDRRDTSDGGNRSGTSDRSNTSDTRDTSNGGNRGGTSDRRDTSDRSDTSDRRDTSDGGNRGGTSDRSNISNRSDTSDRGNRGGTSDRSDTSDRKDTSDGGSRGGTSDRGGTSDSRDTTDRRDTSDGGNRGTTSDRRNTSDRSDTSDRMDTSDRRDTSDGGNRGTTSDRSDTSDRRDTRDGGNRGSTSDRGDTSNRGDSSVTSNRGNRGGTSDRSDTSDRSDTNDRRDTSDRMDTSDRRDTSDRRDTSDRGKRGSTSDGGGTGDRSDTSDRDHTSNSGGITDSGDSSSDSGDLGTFPFSRLPPDCQLHVLSFLSPAEKCAAALVCGAWSRLVRSPRLWRVADFTGAPAALAEHQDDDNDTGVTAFARWQGWVRCYAFHLAARRAAPRLLRANFDLGDRRAGWAEFLRDFLESVRCGELRELELDWTLSPHQPPGPRPPGGAKLEQLSRFQALLELLSLKAPGLARAKLPFDWSRRSVAALGRFQHLHTLELRYFWGFRGVRPEALRELAAALPRLKTLVLHLLVPVQDLGTSYALESRSLEVLDVWRCRGLVFGRLELPALRALRVRKRTRGLILQRRARLALQSRWRCLYALLRAGAPGLRLLNNRALLPHWRERPYDELEAILRRACYCPRHADTWLL; encoded by the exons ATGACGTCACGGGGCGGTGCCGGAAGTGGCGGCGGGGAGGGTGAAAGCCG ggcacgGGGACAGCCCCCAGAGGCCGCCATGGCCCGAAGGAGGAAACGGCGGCGGCGAGAGAGCGGGGACGGAGCGGGGGACGGCGGTGACAGAAGGGACAGAAGGGACACCAGTGATAGAAGGGACACCAGTGACAGAGGTAATACAGGTGACACCAGTGACAGAAGTGGCACCAGTGACAGAAGGGACAACAGTGATAGAAGTGACACCAGTGACAGAAGGGACACCAGTGATGGAGGTAATAGAGGTGGCACCAGTGATAGAAGTGACACCAATGACAGAAGGGACACCAGTGACGGAGGTAATAGAAGTGGCACCAGTGACAGAAGCAACACCAGTGACACAAGGGACACCAGTAACGGAGGTAACAGAGGTGGCACCAGTGACAGAAGGGACACCAGTGACAGAAGCGACACCAGTGATAGAAGGGACACCAGTGACGGAGGTAATAGAGGTGGCACCAGTGACAGAAGCAATATCAGTAACAGAAGTGACACCAGTGACAGAGGTAATAGAGGTGGCACCAGTGACAGAAGCGACACCAGTGACAGAAAGGACACCAGTGATGGAGGTAGTAGAGGTGGCACCAGTGACAGAGGTGGCACCAGTGACAGTAGGGACACCACTGACAGAAGGGACACCAGTGACGGAGGTAATAGAGGTACCACCAGTGACAGAAGGAACACCAGTGATAGAAGTGACACCAGTGATAGAATGGACACCAGTGACAGAAGGGACACCAGTGACGGAGGTAATAGAGGTACCACCAGTGACAGAAGTGACACCAGTGACAGAAGGGACACCAGGGACGGAGGTAATAGAGGTAGCACCAGTGATAGAGGTGACACCAGCAATAGAGGTGACAGCAGTGTCACCAGCAACAGAGGTAATAGAGGTGGCACCAGTGACAGAAGCGACACCAGTGATAGAAGTGACACCAATGACAGAAGGGACACCAGTGATAGAATGGACACCAGTGACAGAAGGGACACCAGTGACAGAAGGGACACCAGTGACAGAGGTAAGAGAGGTAGCACCAGTGACGGAGGTGGCACCGGTGACAGAAGCGACACCAGTGACCGAGACCACACCAGCAACAGCGGTGGCATCACCGACAGCGGtgacagcagcagtgacagcGGTGACCTCGGCACCTTCCCCTTCAGCCGCCTGCCACCCGACTGCCAGCTCCACGTCCTCTCCTTCCTGTCCCCGGCGGAGAAGTGCGCGGCCGCGCTGGTGTGCGGCGCCTGGAGCCGCTTGGTGCGCTCGCCTCGCCTCTGGCGCGTGGCCGACTTCACCGGCGCCCCGGCAGCGCTGGCCGAGCACCAGGACGATGACAATGACACCGGTGTCACCGCCTTCGCGcgctggcagggctgggtgcgGTGCTACGCCTTCCACCTCGCCGCCCGCCGCGCTGCCCCGCGCCTCCTCCGCGCCAATTTTGATTTGGGCGACCGCCGAGCCGGTTGGGCCGAATTCCTGCGGGACTTTTTGGAGAGCGTGCGCTGCGGCGAGCTGCGGGAGCTGGAGCTCGACTGGACCCTCAGCCCCCACCAACCCCCCGGCCCGCGCCCGCCCGGCGGTGCCAAATTGGAGCAGTTGAGCCGTTTCCAAGCgttgctggagctgctgagccTCAAGGCGCCGGGCTTGGCCCGCGCCAAGCTGCCCTTCGACTGGTCGCGGCGTTCGGTGGCCGCCCTTGGACGCTTCCAGCACTTGCACACCTTGGAGCTCCGGTATTTTTGGGGTTTCCGCGGCGTGCGCCCCGAGGCGCTCCGCGAGCTGGCGGCCGCCCTCCCCCGCCTCAAGACGCTGGTGCTGCACCTCCTGGTGCCGGTGCAGGATTTGGGCACCTCGTACGCCTTGGAGTCGCGCTCCTTGGAGGTGTTGGACGTTTGGCGGTGCCGGGGGTTGGTTTTCGGCCGCCTGGAGCTGCCGGCGCTTCGGGCACTTCGGGTGAGGAAGAGGACGAGGGGGTTGATCCTACAGCGGCGAGCCCGGTTGGCGTTGCAGAGCCGCTGGCGGTGCCTCTACGCCTTGCTCCGCGCCGGCGCCCCCGGCCTGCGGCTACTCAACAACCGCGCGTTGTTGCCACACTGGCGCGAGCGGCCCTACGACGAGCTGGAGGCCATCCTGCGGCGCGCCTGCTACTGCCCCCGCCACGCCGACACTTGGTTGCTCTAG